A genomic window from Salvelinus namaycush isolate Seneca chromosome 21, SaNama_1.0, whole genome shotgun sequence includes:
- the LOC120066440 gene encoding COP9 signalosome complex subunit 2-like isoform X1: MSDMEDDFMCDDEEDYDLVNSSEEYSEDSNSEPNVDLENQYYNSKALKEDDPKAALSSFQKVLELEGEKGEWGFKALKQMIKINFKLTNFPEMMNRYKQLLTYIRSAVTRNYSEKSINSILDYISTSKQMDLLQEFYETTLDALKDAKNDRLWFKTNTKLGKLYLEREEYGKLQKILRQLHQSCQTDDGEDDLKKGTQLLEIYALEIQMYTAQKNNKKLKALYEQSLHIKSAIPHPLIMGVIRECGGKMHLREGEFEKAHTDFFEAFKNYDESGSPRRTTCLKYLVLANMLMKSGINPFDSQEAKPYKNDPDILAMTNLVSSYQNNDITEFEKILKTNHSNIMDDPFIREHIEELLRNIRTQVLIKLIKPYTRIHIPFMSKELNIDVCDVESLLVQCILDGTINGRIDQVNQLLELDHQKRNGARYMALDKWTNQLNTLNQAIVSKLA; encoded by the exons ATGTCTGATATGGAAGATGACTTCATGTGCGATGATGAAGAGGATTATGATCTGGTAAACTCCTCAGAA GAATACTCAGAGGACAGCAACTCTGAGCCCAATGTTGATTTGGAGAATCAATACTACAATTCAAAGGCCCTAAAGGAGGATGACCCCAAAGCAGCTCTCAGCAGCTTCCAGAAG GTCTTAGAGCTGGAGGGTGAGAAAGGAGAATGGGGTTTCAAAGCCTTGAAACAGATGATTAAGATAAACTTCAAACTG ACAAATTTCCCTGAAATGATGAACAGGTACAAGCAGCTGTTGACATACATCCGGAGTGCAGTTACAAGAAACTATTCTGAAAAATCCATCAATTCCATCCTTGATTATATCTCAACGTCAAAGCAG ATGGACTTGCTGCAAGAGTTTTATGAAACAACGTTGGATGCATTAAAGGATGCCAAAAACGACAGGCTTTGGTTTAAAACCAACACTAAA CTTGGGAAGTTGTACCTGGAGAGAGAAGAGTATGGTAAGCTTCAGAAGATCCTGAGGCAGCTGCACCAGTCCTGTCAG ACGGATGACGGTGAGGATGACCTGAAGAAAGGCACCCAGCTCTTGGAGATCTATGCTCTGGAGATCCAGATGTACACGGCCCAGAAGAACAACAAGAAGCTGAAGGCCCTGTATGAACAGTCTCTACACATCAAGTCTGCCATCCCTCACCCTCTCATCATGGGAGTCATCAGAG AGTGTGGAGGTAAAATGCATTTGAGAGAAGGGGAGTTTGAGAAGGCTCACACAGACTTCTTCGAGGCGTTTAAGAACTACGATGAATCAGGAAGTCCTCGACGGACCACCTGTCTGAAGTACCTGGTGTTGGCCAACATGCTGATGAAGTCTGGAATTAACCCTTTCGACTCACAGGAG GCTAAACCCTATAAAAATGATCCAGACATCCTTGCAATGACTAACTTGGTCAG TTCCTACCAGAACAATGACATCACAGAGTTTGAGAAGATCCTGAAAACCAATCACAGTAACATAATGGATGATCCGTTCATAAGGGAACATATAGAAG AGTTATTACGAAATATAAGGACGCAAGTGCTTATCAAATTAATCAAGCCTTACACGAGAATACACATACCTTTTATGTCCAAG GAATTAAACATTGATGTCTGTGACGTGGAAAGCCTTCTAGTTCAATGCATTCTAGACGG CACGATCAACGGCCGTATCGACCAAGTCAACCAACTGTTGGAGCTGGATCACCAGAAGAGGAACGGCGCCCGATACATGGCTTTAGATAAATGGACGAATCAGCTGAATACTCTCAACCAGGCCATCGTCAGCAAACTGGCCTAA
- the LOC120066440 gene encoding COP9 signalosome complex subunit 2-like isoform X2: protein MSDMEDDFMCDDEEDYDLEYSEDSNSEPNVDLENQYYNSKALKEDDPKAALSSFQKVLELEGEKGEWGFKALKQMIKINFKLTNFPEMMNRYKQLLTYIRSAVTRNYSEKSINSILDYISTSKQMDLLQEFYETTLDALKDAKNDRLWFKTNTKLGKLYLEREEYGKLQKILRQLHQSCQTDDGEDDLKKGTQLLEIYALEIQMYTAQKNNKKLKALYEQSLHIKSAIPHPLIMGVIRECGGKMHLREGEFEKAHTDFFEAFKNYDESGSPRRTTCLKYLVLANMLMKSGINPFDSQEAKPYKNDPDILAMTNLVSSYQNNDITEFEKILKTNHSNIMDDPFIREHIEELLRNIRTQVLIKLIKPYTRIHIPFMSKELNIDVCDVESLLVQCILDGTINGRIDQVNQLLELDHQKRNGARYMALDKWTNQLNTLNQAIVSKLA from the exons ATGTCTGATATGGAAGATGACTTCATGTGCGATGATGAAGAGGATTATGATCTG GAATACTCAGAGGACAGCAACTCTGAGCCCAATGTTGATTTGGAGAATCAATACTACAATTCAAAGGCCCTAAAGGAGGATGACCCCAAAGCAGCTCTCAGCAGCTTCCAGAAG GTCTTAGAGCTGGAGGGTGAGAAAGGAGAATGGGGTTTCAAAGCCTTGAAACAGATGATTAAGATAAACTTCAAACTG ACAAATTTCCCTGAAATGATGAACAGGTACAAGCAGCTGTTGACATACATCCGGAGTGCAGTTACAAGAAACTATTCTGAAAAATCCATCAATTCCATCCTTGATTATATCTCAACGTCAAAGCAG ATGGACTTGCTGCAAGAGTTTTATGAAACAACGTTGGATGCATTAAAGGATGCCAAAAACGACAGGCTTTGGTTTAAAACCAACACTAAA CTTGGGAAGTTGTACCTGGAGAGAGAAGAGTATGGTAAGCTTCAGAAGATCCTGAGGCAGCTGCACCAGTCCTGTCAG ACGGATGACGGTGAGGATGACCTGAAGAAAGGCACCCAGCTCTTGGAGATCTATGCTCTGGAGATCCAGATGTACACGGCCCAGAAGAACAACAAGAAGCTGAAGGCCCTGTATGAACAGTCTCTACACATCAAGTCTGCCATCCCTCACCCTCTCATCATGGGAGTCATCAGAG AGTGTGGAGGTAAAATGCATTTGAGAGAAGGGGAGTTTGAGAAGGCTCACACAGACTTCTTCGAGGCGTTTAAGAACTACGATGAATCAGGAAGTCCTCGACGGACCACCTGTCTGAAGTACCTGGTGTTGGCCAACATGCTGATGAAGTCTGGAATTAACCCTTTCGACTCACAGGAG GCTAAACCCTATAAAAATGATCCAGACATCCTTGCAATGACTAACTTGGTCAG TTCCTACCAGAACAATGACATCACAGAGTTTGAGAAGATCCTGAAAACCAATCACAGTAACATAATGGATGATCCGTTCATAAGGGAACATATAGAAG AGTTATTACGAAATATAAGGACGCAAGTGCTTATCAAATTAATCAAGCCTTACACGAGAATACACATACCTTTTATGTCCAAG GAATTAAACATTGATGTCTGTGACGTGGAAAGCCTTCTAGTTCAATGCATTCTAGACGG CACGATCAACGGCCGTATCGACCAAGTCAACCAACTGTTGGAGCTGGATCACCAGAAGAGGAACGGCGCCCGATACATGGCTTTAGATAAATGGACGAATCAGCTGAATACTCTCAACCAGGCCATCGTCAGCAAACTGGCCTAA